AAGTTCACAAGAAACCATACCATGATAATCTGCCCTAATAAATGAATACTTGGTTAGCCACTCTTACCATGTTTTGTTGAGGTTCTTGAACTTGGATGCGGCTTCATCGCCATTCCAAAATTTTCCACCATATAAGCGGATGTTTTTGGCTGAGCTGCATCAGCTTGAACGTCAATTAAATACACAACTTCTTTAATCTTCAAAGAATCTTCAAAATCAGCTTCTATAACTTCTTCTTTGTTAGCATCATCATAAACATATGATTGCAAAATAGGTTGTTGAACTTCATCAATAGGAACCTCGTGTGAATGATTAATGTTTCTGATCAGCAAGTAGTCACTAAGGTCAGTTTCAATCAACTCGTCATTAGCTTCATCATAGATGCACGATTGATAAACAATTTCTGGTTGAGCCCCTTTAGTGAAAGCATTCAGAAGAGAATCACCAGCATCCTTaatcctttcttcttctttaggATCTTCATCAAAGACAAATGTGTCTTCATATTCAACTTTGACTTTTGGTTCATCAACTTCTTCTAGTGTAAGAGTCCTTGACTTTGAATACTCAGCTTGGATGTGTCCAAATTCATGACATTTAAAGCACTTCTTTTGACTCAGCTCCCTTGGGTCTCCTTTAACCTTTGTTTTACCCTTAAAAGACATTCGGGCTAATTGACTCTTTAAATGAAGGGGGCTCATAATTGGATCAGTGAGCTTAACATGCCTGTGAGGTTGAGGAAAAAACCTTCTTTGCATACACTTCTTAAGCTTAGACCAGGTCTTGACCTTCTTTTTGCCTTCAAGCTGCCTTTTGTATTCCATACTTTTATactaaaaagaaacatatttcTTCAACTTCACCACAACCACCTTATAACCCCTTTTATCATCATAATCCCTAGCTGCTATAAACCTATCCATGGCCTTAACCCATTTAAAATAATCACCTGAATTTGAAGAACCTTCAAAATCTGGTGGGACTTCTTTAATACTTTCCAAATCAGACTTACACCTCCTAGATTCATGGCTTGAATAACAAGGACCAGATTTTCTTTTAACTTCATCTCCTCTATCCATTCTTATTCCATTCTTTTCTACAACATCTAAAACTCTtccaacttgtttttcaagagaTTCAAGTTGTCTATCTATATTAATATTCTTAGCTTGCTCAGATCTTGGGGTTTTATGAATAACCATTACCAAATAAAGATGAAAAGATCAATAATCAACAAGAACATATCTATAACAAACCTTAAAtggtaaaaacaaaaagaaatcaGATCTGCACAGGAAGATCAGTTTTGATATTTAAACCTTAAACATTTAAAGAACAAGAGGAATCATGTCTAAAACAATACAAGGAAACCTTAGATCTAAAAATTGAGACAACTTTTCTCAAACAGATTTTAACACAAACCCAAAAGACAAAAGAGTCATGGAAACTTTTTGAACCTAAAACAACAACCAAATAACAAAACCCATGGACAAAgagattaagaaacctttttataacctggctctgataccaaatgatacGAGATTTTAGGGGTTTTCCTTAAAATTCCATTTCCTAAGCTTTCTTGATGAAGTTCAGAAATTAGTGACaaccaaaatacaaaaaaacgAAACAAAGAAGTAGCAAAGCGGAATTAATATTTTTGTGAGGATTTTCTGATTTAagacaaacatataaacaagacaataaaagtaattcaccaccaagattcgtaaaggctaagccaccagaatcaaggataaaggaaacattccaacccaccactataaTCTATAAAGGCGAAGCCACCAAGAATATAGATAAAGAAATtgaagatttaagatctcaccacttTAATTGATAAAGGACTAGCCACCACAATTaaagataaagggatcacttcaaaccaccaagatcaacgATCTATAAAGGTCACAAAGATTTTAAGAAATGGAGACTTCTCTATTAATTCTCATTCAAACATCTACATTATCTGTCTATTACAATTGATAACAGCCTCTATATATAGagaagtaaaagaaataaagattaTTCTATCCTAGATAAGATAGTACATTCTGTTTTAGTTCCTCCAATAAGAAAAAGGAACAAAGCTACAAATAGACACCACAAAAAGATCAACCAATGAAATAAAGGCACCAAGCATCCCTATGACAGTCCTTTCTTGTCCTCATCTACATTCCATTGATCCCCTCCATGTGTAGTAGTAACCAATAAGTATTCAAACGTGGGCACCAATCCATATAGAGAAACATCTAGAACAACCATAATCACATGATCACATGTTGACACGTACCATCATtctattattaaaaacataaataaaagataagtGCTCCAATTTGATCCCAAGCTGAGTCACTCCAACCTGATTGGTTTAGTAAGCTGACCCTTGATGTAAGCTGGGCAGATCACATATTAAGTGTTGGCCAATCTGAGTATCTAATTCACCCTTAGTCTGACCCAACATGCAAGCTGATAGACTAGACTAATTATTATGCTTCCAAGCTGATCCTTGCCTAAGCTGAGTCAGATCACACACAAAGTGTTGGTTAATCTGTTCTTTTTCAATATGAGTTAGTCCCAATCTGATCCAGCTTGTCAATTGATCACGTGCTAAGACTAAGAGTCCTCCAAGCTGACACAAACTCGAAGTGATACTACTCCATTCCGAGTAGTCTAAGCTGACCCAAATCAAATATACTTCTTCACTCACATTATTTAGTCTCCATAAAAGTGTAGTGCCATGAGGGTTGATAAGATCACCAAATAACCTTTCAAAATACAATAAGATCGGGTAGAACACTTATATTCTCAAAATGAGAACAACTCGGGGTCCATTTCACATCActtatattctcaaaatagctttcagacacttaaaaactttaaatttgcatgaaataagtagtagaaaacttgtgttaaatcaaacaattagaccaagggggtgtttggtaggagggaatcatagagaatggaaatgtaatagaaactggaaatagtgagaaacagaatgagtatttggaaagagaatggattccgttgtttggtacccacagagaatgaatatatatatataaatttaaataataatacatttattacatataacatctttaaaaaaaaaatatttttttatccatttgtagagaatggagagaatggaATAGATTCctctttctcttttctcattccctttcttcgtcgcaaacaaacaagggaagtcttttccattctctttctcccctttccattccatcataccaaacaccccccaagggtttttcctattccatctcccacacttaaattgtacaaTGTCCTCGTTGTACTTAAACATAGAAAACAAAGGGAAATAGGAAAAACatgttaatgtaaaagtaatagGATTATCGAAACTTCTCGGGTCTAGTATTGCATGATAGttgttgaagatggcatttgcgGAGAGACTTGAATGATGTTGAATCTTTAAAGACTTGCATCATCTCCATTTAATGGCGATCCATGGATGcgtcttcattttcttttctttttggtattttctgattttttaattttttgggtttttttttgggtttttctgatttttttggttttttggcgATCTGGTGTGCAGAATGAAGTTGGTAGCGTCGCTGGTGGTGTGGGTAGCGGTGCTGGATGGGTCTTTCTGTTCCATGAGCGACGTTGGTGTATAAGATAGCGGCGTTGGATCTGCATAGGTGCAGGTCCAGCGACGCTGGTGGTGATGGCAGCGGCGCTGGGATGCCCAGATGCATACCCAGCGGCGCTGGATGTTCTCTAGCGACGCTTATAACTCCTGTACGTATTCCGATGTCTGATTTCTTCAGCGATTTGATGCTCaaactcccccacacttagcttttgcccaagtgcatggtttccttcagactacaaagcaaaatactcctgcacacttcaatcaaaatatcaaattggAAATTACGagctaaaacataaaaataaaaacaaaatacgattgcaataagttacttgtttcTTCGATCATTGAAAGGTTGCATCTATGATACTCAAAATGTGCTCATCAAATATCACAATGATAATATTTAAAACAATGACTTAACTGCAATTAGTCACTTAttccaaaaaatgaaaaataaaaataaaaagtacggcttgggttgcctcccaagaagcgctaAGTTTAACGAGTCTTCAGCCAGACTCAGCCTAGGAACTAGGGTGAGGAGTACGGGTTAGGCCTAGAGTCGGCACCCGTCAAATTGTATCGAATGAAAATGTCCGACTTATCTTCCAAATATGATTCAATATTCATCCTTTCTCATTGTCCCTGACTGTAGCATCAATTCTCTTAGTTTGACATTTATATCAGCACAAGCGTTCTTTAAGAATGGTTGACCTAAAATCACATTGTCCCTAGTTACCGCATTTTCTTTCGTAGCATACCTAGTGTGATAATCTAATGGAAGTATGTTCATGGTTGCTCTAGCATCAATATATGCTCTACATCCTAAATTTCCCTAAATTCCCATTCGAATTTTAAAGAGGGTAGGGTCTCCTAGGGCATCTGTCGAGAGATAAGGGTTATACTTAGCTAAGGATTGTTCTTTAATGTCATTCCATCCTATGTTATCTATGACTCTGTTTACCTCGACTAGTATTTCGTCACCTTCCTCTATACTTTTCTCTATCTTTTCTAAGATCTTTTCAAGATTGCTACTTTTAATTTCCCTATACAAATCACTTAAGCCTCTTTCATACcttatttttatatctaaacCTCTACCGTACCAAAAACAGCTTAAATCCTTAAGGCAATGATAGGCATCTAGGGGTTTCTTTTCACATTTTGTTTCAATATTGCAGCATATTTTACTGTAGTCCACATCCCTAGAGTCTAAAACAGGCAATTTAACTCTACCTGGACCATCTGACAAAGATATTTCACGTTTAAGGAGATGGATGGTAGCATCCGCAGCATGCAGAAATGGTTGGCCTAAGATTAAGGGTGTCACTACTTCACTTACTGAACCAAGCACAACAAACTCAGTCCAAAATTCTTAATCCTTAACCCTAACATGGACTCGTTCGACAATCCCCTTGGCTTGTCGGTAAGTCTGATCGGCTAACAGAATGCTCATGTTGGCGGACTTTAGCAGACAAAGGGTAAGTTCTCATAAATCACAGTAGGCATAACATTAATACTTTTTCTTTACCCTAAATCAGCTAATGCACTCGAAAAATATTCATTATTAATAGTGCAAGGGATAAGAAAACTTCCTGGATCCTCAGATGCTTGCGGTAGCTGTGTCCCGCCATCTGGCGTGTCGGGATTCTGACTTTGTTTACTTCTGTCTGAATCATCTCCATCCTTGATTTTGCATTTGGATGCGAGCAGGGTATCGAGGTCTCCTTCTGAAAACAAAGTTTCGCGCGAATCTGAACTGACGGACTCCTGAGCGGCACTAGTGAGTGGGCAGCAGCGCTGGTTGATGAGTGATTTATTTGTGACTTTTTCTCCATTCGTTTGACATGTTTTTGAGGTATAAGTGAGTCTTTAGTATGAACTTTAAGGTACTTAATGGAATTAGGTTTGTGAGCAGGTTTGACTTGAGAGATGACTGATCGAGAAAGTAGAAATGAGTTTGGGAAGATTTAGGATGAAGTTCGGGAAATGCACATATGAAGAATAAGAGCCAAAACAAGGAAACGCATGCGAAATGGAGCAACCAGCGTCGCTGGCACacagccagcgccgctggatcGTACCTGAAACAAACCAACGCCGCTGGCGCAGCACACAGCCTGCGCCGCTGGAGCCTCCAGGAACATACGTAGCGCCGCTGGGCACACTGCCAGCGCCGTTAGGACTAGGTCGgcagaattagggttttatgtatctttcctataaataccccattaTAAACCCTACAAACATAAGCGGAGCACATAGGTCGAAAGTGACGGCTAGGGATCGAGAATTGTACTTCTCAGGCACTCCATAGCAGATCTAATATCATCAAACGCTTGGGAATCCAACCTTATGATTTATCAAATTGTTCTTCTCTCTTTCTGTTGTCTTtagatttttatgttattttatttaatcaaattgtTCATGGCTACTCAGCCTATGAGTAGCTAAGTTACTAGACATTCATTTGGACGTGATGtaaacatgacttgattgttgatTATGGTTGATTGTTGAACAGCATATGTTCTAAATAgtagatccatatttatttgaatctGAATTGTTATTAGTTTCATATACAAACTGATCTTAATTGATTTGGTCGAGTCGAACTGGTACCGAGGCTCCAGGGTCATTTTAATCTGTTTACGAAACATTGGTTGGTCTTTAATAGTGTAATCATTTGATCTATAACTAGACATTTGATTGAGAATTAATAATTGGTTCAAATGGATATGCatttaattaggttaatctagCTGATCTGGCGAACGGAAATCAGATCCAGGTGGTTAGGGGAATCGATGTCTAAAAACTTTTACAAGAATAAAGATTTTCATAAAAGATTTCAGTCATAGTTACAGGCTCAGTTTTTAAAGCTCAGTGAGCGACCTTAAAAGGAACTCATTGAAGTGCCTGACCAATTGAAAGGCAGTCACGCTAAAAAATTCAAGTGAATCTAACAAGAATCAGAATGTGAAAAGAGTCGTTCAACAACTTCAACTATAACCAGTTTTAAGCAtgtcaatcaaaaccaaacGAATGTCagtttttacatttattattgtCTTCAACTTCATATGAAATTAGTTAACTAGGAAACCCCCAAAAGAAAACTGTAAtcttaattttaagtattttaattccCTTAGTTTAAGTTCCCTGCAAATGAACCTGGACTTACCTAGACTATACTATTACTAGACATAGTACACTGCAATTAGTTGCGTTTTAAGATAGATTAGGTAaaatcttgaattataaaaaactTTTGGGTAAAAGGGTAAGATTATACCCCGGTTAGCTTGTATTATATCCAAAAAACAATAAAGATCAGGCGACATGACTGAATGTCACATCGACTATTTACAAGTGCATGTAAATGAAGCAACTTCCTAAACCTGACAATGGAAAGTGACATACCACTCCCATATTACTAACCTATCTAATTTCAAAACATGGAAAAAGAAAGTTACATAACAGAGAAACTAGATATGAGAGTTACATGCTATGTCTGAATAAGTAGTGATCTAGGCAACTTCCAATGAGCCATGGCAGCTTCTATTCGTTGATTGTACTTGAACCGAAGAGTCATTAACTTGAGTCGAACTGTAGAAACAATTAACTCAACCAACTGATTCTCATCACGCTTCATATGGTTAAATAAACACCAATTCCTGTCTCACCATATCGCATACACCGATCCTGCCAACACTAGCTTAGAAACCACACTAGTAAAAGAATTCTTCTTCGCGTTCTACATCATATTCCTCATTATATCATCCCAACCTACATCCTGTGATACACCAACAACCTTGTTCGCTTCATTCCACACTCTTAATGAGTATGCACAATCAAAAAATAGGTAGGAGTGTGAATCCGGTTGAAAATTACAAAAAGGACACAACAAGGACGATGAGCTTGAAGGATGAATATCCCAATGTCGCAGCATATCTTGTGTCTTCAATTTACGTTTAATCACAAGCCATAAAAGAAACGAGTGCTTAGGAATGCATTGCGGATACCAAACAACATGATACCATGCAACCAATGGAGCATGAGGTCGCAATTCATCCCAAGCCAAAGCAACAGAAAACTCTTCTAACCTTCCATCATTTGTTTCCCATTTTAGCACATCAAGAGTATTATCCTGTAAAAGAGGAGGACTGATAGCAAGATCCCAAGCCGATGGAAAAGTCCAGTTGATATTCTCAACCACACTAACCACTTTAGTGTCCAGATTAAAACCTGCATCTTGAATCATTCATGAAGTAACCCGGTCACTAATTAGACAGCAACCGTCCCAAATATCGTACCAAGCTAAAATTTTCCTTCCATTACCAAGTGAATACCAAAAATATTTCCTAACCATAGGGCGAATGGGTAATAGTTTCCGCCAGCTCCATGAAAGGTTGCCCCTTAGAGGAACAACCCAGAAACTCTGTCCTCTCAACCTATGTGTATGGATCCATTTGACCACAAAGACTCCTTTGAggttgttaggtccagttttggttTAAACTGGCCAGTTTCCAATTACATCTGGAGAcaagaagatttgtccagaaatattttgaagtccagttgcagcgtacagttaatgcaactgatgacttcctccagttgagatctgatcagaactgaagacattccagttgaagtcgaagacaacaagtggaagaaagagaatgacaatggtaGCGAAGCCCAATTAGCATTATACTCAGATGGAAACTGGAGAGAATCAGttagcctttacaatgctttacactgattacgaggaagacctttttgctttatgcaacTTTATACAAGACAATATCacttgtctatgattaaagtacaaaagtgcataaagcagattggataaagtaacatcttgactcatctagtttccttaaatgctgtcaaccatatctatacgacaaagttgaaatcccaatgccaactttgtctataaatagaggtctttgcacaacaacaatataactttgcatattcagacttttgcaatattcttggtgtacttgtgcaatattctctcaatcgtaaaagggaacacttcacaacttaagtgtttcaattgTAAACGAGAATTTTCAAAGtgtagatcaattgtatttcataggttgttaggatatttacatttatgtattatcttggttccgcaacaaccttatattttatttaacgttaataaataaaatacatttgaaaattaaaacttgttctcaccatatttactttattgtatttacttattgcattgtcatttACTTATTTTCACCTTTAAGTAATCTAACCAAGAacttggtatacattcactgcaactggtcgtctccagttcagtaTTTATATTGTAAAGAAttctcaccatcgacatagaggtgtcttcaggtAGTACCATCtattgagttgggacttataagtggtatcagagcagaaggctaatataattgcctagatctgctaggatgtctactactgaaggtgagaatggttctggtcatGATGAAAACCTTGTTAATATACTGTACCTAATCAGAATGTTAATCTTGTTGATaccaaccctcctcctcctcctcctccaaaTGCCCCTAACCATGTCCATGTTCACTACTCCAATACTCATGTTCCTaaatttgatgggaatggtgaaacTTTTGGAacatggaaggccagaatgctCTTGCaattggtgggatagagaggtatatgctCAAAATCTTTAAGGATGGACCttatatacccatgtctcttggggtaagtcctcttctAGATCCTATTGGAAGAAGAGGCTCTAGAGAAAAACCTAAAGACACTGGTCAGATAAGGATCATAGACTGGTAGACTtggataccaaactgaaaaacatgatcctcgctgctgtccctgaagacttaattccaacacttgtgttgtttcccagtgccaagGCCATGTGGGATGAGTTGGTCATTCATTTTGAAGAAGgtgatgacaccattgtcaccaggaAAGTTGccttaaacaagaagtatgaatccttatttgctcttcccaatgagagtttgactggtacttataccagatttactagcctcatcAATCAATTAAGAGGTTTGGGTGTTGAGAAAGATAAGGACAtccttcttgagaaattctatgatattcttccatctaaatgggaaaatatgattcttgtcttaagacacgGTAAAACcctgcacagtcacactcttgcatccctctatggagcctttagattcaccgaggataacaatgctgcaagactTGTAGTTGAACAGGATACCATGAACCATGCCAAGAGTTCCAAGGTTACCAGTTACACTGGACAACGTTGTGCTGCCTTAACATCTgttgagaatgtccagttacagtctatgaaggagatgttaagcaaTTTCTTGAACTCTGCTTTGACCACTGAGATTAgtgttggttgtgatgaaaccgacgatgatgatctggtagccatgattgccaagacctttaataggtttaagcataaatctaatcgatttaatggttccaacattgcttccagctccaactctctagacaaggccaatcttacatgctataagtgtggtaagaaaggtcactttatgaaggaatgcagatctagtcaaatgaacaatcaAGCTGGTCCCCTTGTCCCAATTTATAATGTgcctgatgataaatataaacctaaatataagaagcttaaggcacaaattgccctcttgtctcttaaaaaagaaaaagaaaagaacaaatgcATGATGGCAAGCATTGAAGggaagtgggaactctctgatgattcatcttatgatgaggaagagattagggatatgtgtttcatggcactGGAAGATCAATAGCAAcatctggtgaaagatgatgtcattacagggagatgggtggacatcattttgaaaaatgtatgtgattttaacaACCAAGATGACCCAGAACtaaaactggacattgctgaatcactcaACGGAGATTTATTGTTTGTTGTAACTGTTAGAACTGACTGTGAAGAATATCTGGAAACAGTTTTAActgaatatataatttaaaacctCAGTTGAATGATTTACAAAGCATCCAGTTGGCTCTTAGGGAGTcagttttgaaaaatgaggttcttgaacttgaaaaccaaaaattaaaatttgatctggaaaaggaacacatggttatcaagtCATGGGTAAAAGCATTTGGAAAGAATTATGATGCATTTTCAAGAACTATTGATGCCCAGGAAAATGCATAGACATTTGGAGATGTGCAAATGGCTGCACTCACTAGATCTTTATGCATTACCTCAAAATCTTAGAGTTGAAACACCATATGACCAACCTAAGACAATCAAAACTGAATCTGATGAGACCACAACTGTTGAGGATAAAATTGGAGCCAAACAGGCTAAAGCTACAGTTAATAAGGCTACTGGTGAaaagcctttacctcaaaagtcaaaggagcccaagaatcctaagaCCAAGAATCACACTGAACCTAAGTCCAAGGTTCAATTGTCTGTTGAAAATGACATTTTGTTGAAACTGGACagtcaactccaacttttgtctaggcaGGTTCAGAGTTGCACTGCTagaatcaaaaatctggaaggagcctcttctccttcagttgaaaaacCAAGTGTCAAAACCCCTTCCAAATCAAAACAGAAATAAAAGGTCCCCACtggaaccaaaactgaaaataaaaagggaaaTAAATACCATGTACCAATTGTCTTTACTCTTGGATCTGGAGTTGTTGAACATGCTCCAGATTCAGCCTCAAGTTCCACCCCTCAACAATCAACTGAGGCTCCtcaagtgaagtccagtgaacccatcaagaaaagatgggttcacaaaaacaactaatgattttgtgggtgtgcagggcgatcaaaagaagcatatctggtatctggacagcgcagctggatggactatgaccggatgtaagcccctgctagaagagttcactgtccaagctGGACCgacagtgacatttggtaatgatggtagttgaaaaactgaaggatatggtgtgc
The Erigeron canadensis isolate Cc75 chromosome 2, C_canadensis_v1, whole genome shotgun sequence DNA segment above includes these coding regions:
- the LOC122587797 gene encoding uncharacterized protein LOC122587797, encoding MIQDAGFNLDTKVVSVVENINWTFPSAWDLAISPPLLQDNTLDVLKWETNDGRLEEFSVALAWDELRPHAPLVAWYHVVWYPQCIPKHSFLLWLVIKRKLKTQDMLRHWDIHPSSSSSLLCPFCNFQPDSHSYLFFDCAYSLRVWNEANKVVGVSQDVGWDDIMRNMM